A part of Candida albicans SC5314 chromosome 2, complete sequence genomic DNA contains:
- the VMA7 gene encoding H(+)-transporting V1 sector ATPase subunit F (Putative subunit of the V-ATPase complex, which is involved in control of vacuolar pH; highly similar to S. cerevisiae Vma7p; interacts with phosphatidylinositol 3-kinase Vps34p) has product MEKRKLVAAIADEDTVTGLLLAGIGQISNEPGKESNFLTVIPGKTTVEQIEEAFTTFTSTRDDIAILLINQHLADLIRFKVDSFSNAFPAILEIPSKDHPYDPEKDSILKKVRKLFGE; this is encoded by the coding sequence ATGGAAAAACGTAAATTGGTGGCAGCAATTGCTGATGAAGATACCGTGACGGGTTTACTTCTAGCTGGAATTGGCCAAATCTCCAACGAACCAGGCAAAGAATCCAATTTCTTAACTGTTATACCAGGAAAAACTACGgttgaacaaattgaagaagCTTTCACCACTTTCACTTCAACTAGAGATGATATTGctattttgttgataaacCAACATTTGGCCGATTTAATTAGATTTAAAGTTGACAGTTTCTCAAATGCCTTTCCTGCTATTTTAGAAATCCCATCCAAAGATCATCCGTATGATCCTGAAAAGGATtctattttgaaaaaggtAAGAAAATTGTTTGGAGAATAG
- a CDS encoding uncharacterized protein (Putative protein of unknown function; possibly mitochondrial; Hap43-repressed; Spider biofilm repressed), translating to MIKSLITRNSTRIRGANTNLTLVRFAGHSKWQNIRHDKAKNDARKSKEATLISGRIESCVRVGGKESNARLEQLLEKAKALNVSKAVVEKAIKRGCGELTDTAQLQNVQYEFMGPGGVAIIVNALTDNKARTVSMVKNAMTYFQATLSPCSYMFDKMGEVIFLPKDNDESFDDVFEVALEIGAEDVEEFEFDDEFVPGKVHKFYRLLCDPTSINQVSNDLSAKGYKLHESTVRFLANSDSQVPFPEESSKGYLRALDNLDQINDVTDYYTNIEEEHKERIVSSIN from the coding sequence ATGATTAAAAGTTTAATTACAAGAAACAGTACGAGGATACGCGGTGCCAATACAAATTTAACCTTGGTAAGATTTGCTGGTCATTCCAAATGGCAGAACATTAGACACGACAAGGCCAAAAATGATGCTAGAAAATCAAAGGAAGCAACATTGATCTCGGGAAGAATTGAGAGTTGTGTACGTGTGGGAGGCAAAGAAAGTAATGCTAGATTAGAACAGTTGTTAGAGAAAGCAAAAGCATTAAATGTTCTGAAGGCGGTTGTCGAGAAGGCAATTAAAAGAGGATGTGGTGAACTAACAGATACTGCACAACTTCAAAATGTTCAATATGAATTTATGGGACCAGGTGGTGTTgctattattgttaatgCCCTTACTGATAATAAGGCAAGAACAGTCCTGATGGTCAAGAATGCAATGACTTATTTCCAAGCTACATTGAGTCCATGTCTGTACATGTTTGATAAAATGGGAGAGGTCATCTTTTTGCCGAAGGATAACGATGAAAGCTTTGATGATGTATTTGAAGTCGCATTAGAAATCGGTGCTGAGGATGTTGAAGAGTTTGAATTTGACGACGAGTTTGTCCCAGGAAAAGTACATAAATTTTACAGACTATTGTGTGATCCCACCTCCATTAATCAAGTTTCAAACGACTTGAGCGCCAAAGGGTATAAATTGCATGAATCAACTGTTAGATTCTTGGCCAATTCCGATTCTCAAGTGCCGTTCCCTGAAGAACTGTCGAAAGGGTATTTAAGGGCACTTGACAATTTGGATCAGATAAACGATGTCACTGATTACTACACAAATATTGAAGAGGAACATAAAGAGCGTATAGTCTCATCCATTAACTGA
- a CDS encoding uncharacterized protein (Ortholog of S. cerevisiae : YPR010C-A, C. glabrata CBS138 : CAGL0J01699g, C. dubliniensis CD36 : Cd36_02990, C. parapsilosis CDC317 : CPAR2_211020 and Candida tenuis NRRL Y-1498 : CANTEDRAFT_116148), with protein sequence MIPTRILLNGAKNVKPKLTYPVELTPLFAAVGVALVSATFFTYRHFTYDKELRLWKNADLSELNKVLDKAVEEEKK encoded by the coding sequence ATGATACCAACTAGAATCTTACTCAACGGTGCCAAAAACGTTAAACCAAAGCTTACTTACCCAGTTGAATTAACTCCATTGTTTGCTGCTGTCGGTGTTGCCCTTGTTTCAGCAACTTTTTTCACTTACAGACATTTCACTTACGATAAGGAATTAAGATTATGGAAAAACGCTGACTTGTCCGAATTGAACAAAGTTTTGGACAAAGCCgtggaagaagaaaagaaataa